In Aliamphritea ceti, a single window of DNA contains:
- a CDS encoding RidA family protein, whose translation MSSINERLQELALELPKPPEPAANYVPGVQVGDLIFLSGQTPKDGSQIRYKGKLGVDLSVEDGYAAAQLCTLRLLSVLQSITGDLANVKKIVKLTAFVNAGEDFEAHPHVVNGASDLLESLFGDKGQHARAAVGVSSLPSGAAVEVELIAQV comes from the coding sequence ATGAGCAGTATCAATGAGCGTTTACAGGAACTGGCGCTGGAATTACCCAAACCACCAGAGCCCGCTGCTAACTATGTTCCGGGGGTTCAGGTTGGCGACCTTATCTTTCTGTCAGGCCAGACACCTAAAGACGGAAGCCAGATTCGCTACAAAGGAAAGTTAGGCGTCGACCTGTCCGTTGAAGACGGATATGCAGCAGCCCAGCTTTGCACCTTGCGACTTCTGAGTGTTTTACAGTCCATAACAGGCGATCTGGCAAACGTGAAAAAGATTGTAAAACTGACAGCCTTTGTGAATGCCGGTGAGGATTTTGAAGCGCATCCTCACGTCGTAAACGGTGCCTCAGATCTGCTGGAAAGTTTATTCGGCGATAAAGGTCAACATGCGCGTGCGGCCGTTGGGGTAAGCAGCCTGCCCAGCGGCGCAGCAGTAGAAGTGGAGCTGATCGCTCAGGTTTAA
- a CDS encoding maleate cis-trans isomerase family protein, producing the protein MTKILSAAIPGIGANARCKRIGLIVPSSNTNAEPDCWMLTPPGVTLHVTRSGGYDVSVIPDSNEMRRFARQSLEQQVQLLVDAQVDVIAYGCTSATLSDGPAFDKTFGDDIQTMSGCPSVTTAGALIAAIKSLGLERVAFTSPYVRELADESVDFIRQSDIEVVSQVGFSKNLNSLEQGALTPDDAYEMALRADHPDAQGVVISCTDYRALEAIPAIEAAIQKPVVTSNQALMYACLKQLGIEPAHTPEGGRLFNRGAFV; encoded by the coding sequence ATGACTAAGATACTCTCAGCAGCCATACCAGGTATTGGTGCTAACGCGCGTTGCAAGCGTATTGGCCTGATCGTGCCTTCATCTAACACCAATGCTGAACCGGACTGCTGGATGCTCACGCCTCCCGGGGTGACATTACATGTAACGCGCAGTGGTGGATATGATGTCAGCGTCATTCCTGACTCAAACGAAATGCGCCGCTTTGCCCGTCAGTCACTGGAGCAGCAAGTGCAGTTACTCGTCGATGCACAGGTCGATGTTATTGCTTACGGCTGTACATCAGCAACACTGTCCGACGGGCCCGCATTTGATAAAACTTTTGGTGATGATATCCAAACGATGTCTGGATGCCCTTCTGTCACCACCGCCGGAGCGCTTATAGCTGCAATAAAATCGCTCGGACTTGAGCGTGTTGCATTCACCTCCCCCTACGTAAGAGAACTCGCCGATGAGTCTGTTGACTTCATTCGCCAGAGTGACATTGAGGTGGTCAGCCAGGTCGGTTTTAGCAAAAATCTGAACAGCCTTGAACAGGGGGCTCTAACGCCTGATGATGCTTATGAGATGGCCCTCAGGGCGGACCATCCGGATGCACAGGGCGTTGTTATTTCCTGTACTGATTATCGGGCACTGGAAGCGATTCCAGCCATAGAGGCAGCCATTCAAAAGCCTGTAGTAACCAGTAATCAGGCGCTGATGTATGCATGCCTGAAGCAACTGGGAATTGAGCCTGCTCATACCCCAGAAGGCGGACGGTTATTTAACAGAGGAGCCTTTGTATGA
- a CDS encoding trans-sulfuration enzyme family protein has product MNKITNPETLTATALSWVDRETDAMAAPIRPSTSFLRDPEQLDRTGRIFSRDDNPTYLQPEALINQLEGGAGCLLFASGMSAMTAVFHTLNPGDHVILPKNVYSGLRQWLNQHGKRWGLEASFLSSYDSESVSNALLPGRTKLVWMETPSNPTWEVSDIAAISAAAHAAGALVAIDNTVATPILTQPIAHGADVVLHSGSKYLNGHGDLIAGALVVAPGQEELLKAIQGIRNDYGGVLGTFETWLLLRGMRTLSLRVKAASASALKLARFLSTHEKVTLVRYPGLESHAGHDIARRQMQNGFGGMLSFQVKGGEAAAKIVAARTQLIRQAISFGSPDTVIEHRASMEGADSPTPRDLLRVSVGLEHIDDLIADLRQALDGEVENND; this is encoded by the coding sequence ATGAACAAAATAACGAACCCTGAAACCCTTACAGCAACTGCCCTGAGCTGGGTTGACCGGGAAACTGACGCAATGGCGGCGCCTATCCGTCCGTCAACATCCTTCCTGCGAGATCCAGAACAGCTGGATCGCACCGGGCGAATTTTTTCACGGGATGATAATCCTACCTACCTCCAGCCAGAGGCGCTCATTAATCAGCTTGAAGGCGGCGCTGGTTGTCTGTTATTTGCCTCCGGCATGTCGGCAATGACAGCAGTGTTTCACACCCTCAATCCAGGCGATCATGTGATATTGCCAAAAAACGTCTATTCAGGCTTGCGTCAATGGCTGAACCAGCATGGCAAACGCTGGGGCTTAGAAGCCTCATTTTTATCAAGCTACGACAGTGAAAGCGTGTCTAATGCCCTCCTCCCGGGAAGAACAAAGCTTGTCTGGATGGAAACACCCAGTAATCCAACCTGGGAGGTCTCTGATATAGCAGCTATTTCAGCGGCGGCTCATGCGGCTGGCGCTCTGGTTGCAATTGATAATACGGTAGCCACACCGATACTGACCCAGCCAATTGCTCACGGTGCTGATGTGGTATTGCATTCGGGTAGCAAATACCTCAACGGTCACGGTGATCTGATAGCCGGTGCACTGGTTGTTGCTCCGGGTCAGGAAGAATTGCTGAAAGCGATTCAGGGCATTCGTAATGATTACGGCGGCGTATTAGGAACGTTTGAGACGTGGTTACTGCTACGCGGTATGCGCACTTTATCGCTACGGGTCAAAGCAGCATCAGCCAGTGCACTTAAGCTCGCACGGTTTTTGAGCACACATGAGAAGGTTACTCTGGTGCGCTATCCCGGCCTGGAGTCACATGCTGGTCATGATATCGCCCGCCGGCAAATGCAGAACGGTTTTGGCGGTATGCTCTCTTTCCAGGTAAAGGGTGGTGAAGCTGCAGCAAAAATAGTTGCTGCCCGTACACAGTTAATCCGCCAGGCCATTTCCTTTGGCAGCCCCGACACGGTGATAGAGCATAGAGCGTCTATGGAAGGTGCTGATTCACCAACCCCGCGTGACTTACTGCGTGTATCCGTTGGCCTTGAGCACATTGATGATCTGATCGCTGACCTGAGACAAGCACTTGATGGCGAGGTGGAGAATAATGACTAA
- a CDS encoding hydantoinase B/oxoprolinase family protein: protein MTTSSLSDIDKQILWNRLIAIVEEQAQTLMRTAFNPIVRESGDLSAGIFDIQGRMIAQAVTGTPGHINTMAESVGHFLAHFSLDEMHPEDVYLTNDPWKAAGHLNDFMLVRPCFHEGNLIGFTSCTSHLADIGGLGFGPDGTDVLDEGLYVPIFKLIDAGKLDQTFMTILKANSRVPIEVEGDIYALIACVECGSRRLSECMGDFGIATIAEISDYIVDTSRSSTQERIRQLTDGIYNFEMRVDGYDKPLDLVAKLTIAGGDLEVDFTGTSGLSRYGINCPLNYASAYTCFALKCAIAPEVPNNHGSIEPMKIMAPEDSILNAQFPVPVAMRHVVGQLLPDVMFGCLHQVIPGTVPAEGTCCLWDLPLRGGYSVESGLGSTKFATELVHNGGTGARPTKDGLSATSFPSGVMGSLVEITESVSPLIIWRREYRENSGGAGKQRGGLGQVLELSSSENAPISLFAAVDRIHHPARGREQGKEGIAGSLALTSGENLKPKGEQMIPAGEKLIVFTPGGGGYGNPLERDPAAIVNDVLSGLVDRENAEKQYGLVVDSKGDFSPTEARKRQTGAGQ, encoded by the coding sequence TTTATCCGCGGGTATCTTTGATATACAGGGGCGCATGATTGCTCAGGCAGTAACGGGTACTCCCGGACATATCAATACGATGGCTGAATCAGTTGGGCATTTCCTGGCACATTTTTCACTGGACGAGATGCATCCGGAAGACGTCTACCTGACGAATGACCCCTGGAAAGCTGCCGGACACCTGAACGACTTCATGTTGGTACGCCCCTGCTTTCATGAGGGCAATCTGATTGGCTTTACGTCATGTACCAGCCACCTTGCAGATATTGGCGGTTTAGGTTTTGGCCCTGATGGTACTGATGTGCTGGATGAAGGTTTGTACGTGCCGATCTTCAAGCTGATTGATGCCGGTAAATTAGATCAGACATTCATGACGATCCTTAAAGCCAACTCCCGGGTACCGATAGAAGTGGAAGGTGATATCTATGCGCTGATCGCATGTGTCGAGTGTGGTAGTCGGCGTCTGTCTGAATGTATGGGCGATTTTGGTATCGCGACCATTGCAGAGATATCTGACTATATCGTCGATACATCCCGCAGCAGTACGCAGGAACGTATCCGTCAGCTAACCGATGGTATCTACAACTTTGAGATGCGCGTAGATGGCTACGATAAACCGCTGGACCTGGTCGCTAAACTCACCATTGCCGGTGGTGACCTTGAAGTTGATTTCACAGGTACATCCGGGCTATCCCGATATGGCATTAACTGCCCGTTAAATTATGCCAGTGCCTATACCTGTTTTGCCCTGAAATGCGCGATAGCCCCTGAAGTACCTAATAATCATGGTTCTATTGAACCAATGAAAATTATGGCGCCTGAGGACAGCATTTTGAATGCTCAATTCCCTGTGCCCGTCGCCATGCGGCACGTCGTTGGCCAGTTGCTGCCTGACGTGATGTTTGGCTGTTTACATCAGGTGATTCCCGGTACGGTTCCTGCGGAAGGCACCTGTTGCTTATGGGACCTGCCTTTACGCGGTGGCTATTCTGTTGAAAGCGGTTTGGGCAGTACTAAATTTGCCACTGAGCTGGTCCACAATGGCGGCACGGGCGCACGCCCGACAAAAGACGGCTTATCTGCTACATCTTTCCCCAGCGGGGTGATGGGCTCCTTAGTAGAGATTACTGAAAGTGTTTCACCACTGATTATCTGGCGCCGTGAATATCGCGAGAACTCCGGCGGTGCAGGTAAGCAACGTGGTGGACTGGGTCAGGTCTTAGAACTATCCAGCAGTGAAAATGCGCCAATATCGCTGTTTGCTGCAGTCGATCGCATTCATCACCCAGCCCGCGGCCGTGAACAGGGAAAGGAAGGCATTGCAGGTTCATTAGCACTTACTTCAGGTGAAAATCTGAAACCAAAAGGTGAACAAATGATCCCTGCGGGAGAAAAACTGATTGTCTTTACCCCAGGCGGCGGTGGCTACGGTAATCCGTTGGAACGGGACCCGGCTGCCATTGTTAATGATGTACTTTCAGGCCTGGTTGATCGTGAGAACGCTGAAAAACAGTATGGACTTGTTGTCGACAGCAAAGGTGACTTTAGCCCTACGGAAGCCCGAAAGCGGCAAACGGGAGCAGGACAATGA